The Jiangella sp. DSM 45060 genome contains the following window.
GTGTTCGGCCTGGGCCGCCTGGGCTGGGCGCCCACCGTCCAGCTGTCGCTGCTGACCCGCAGCCTGCCGGCGCCGGGCTGGCTGACGGTGCACCTGCGCGGCCGGCTGGTCCGCGACGGCTGGTTCGACGAGGAGGCCGAGGTGTACGACGCCGACGGCGCCCTGGTCGCCCAGTCGCGGCAGCTGGCCCGGATCCGGGTGACCTGAGCCCGTCCATGACGGCCCCCGACGCCCGGCTGCGCCGCGCCCGGTGGGTGGTGCTGCTCTTCGCGCTGGTCGCGACGGTGTCGACGGCGCTCACCGGCGGCCTGATCGGGCTCTTCGGCGAGGACGACGCCCGCGTGGCCGCGCTCGGCGCGCTCGGCGTCGCGCTGTTCTGCACCACCCAGGCCGGTGCGGTGTACGCGGTGCTGACACCGTGGGCGACGGAGACGGCCCGGCACCGGTGGCTGGTCGCGTTCCTGGTCGCCGCGGCGGTGTCGGTGCCGCTGGCCGGCCCGCTCGACGCGGACGACTGGCAGACGTGGGCGTGGCTGGGCGGTCCGCTGGCCGGGTCGGCGCCGCTGCTGATCGGCCGGGTCGCCGGCACGGCGCTGGCCACCGGCGCCCTCGGCGTCTCCGCCCTGGTCGGCTGGTGGACCGGCGGCTCGGTGCCGATGTACGTCGGACTCACGCTGATCAACGCGGTCATGGTGGCGGCGCTGTGCGGCGTGCCGATGTGGCTGTGGGACCTGCTGGTCGAGGCCCGCGAGGGCCGCCTGGCGCAGGCCCGGCTGGCCGCCACCGAGGAGCGGCTGCGGTTCGCCCGCGACGTGCACGACCTGCTCGGGCACACGCTCTCGGTGATCGCGTTGAAGACGGAGCTGGCGGCCCGGCTGGCCACGACCGACGGCGAGCGCGCCGGACGCGAGGCGGAGGAGGCGCGGTCGCTGGCGGCGTCGGCGCTGACCGAGATGCGCCAGGTGGTGCACGGCTACCGCACGGTCGACCTCGACGGCCAACTGGACGCGATCCGGCGGGTGCTGGAGTCCTCCGGGGTCCGCTGCACCGTCACCGGGCCGGAGCGGCCGCTGCCCGAGCCGGTGAGCACCTTGCTGATCCCGGTGCTGCGCGAGGCGAGCACGAATGTCCTGCGACACAGCCGGGCCCGATGGTGCACGATCGACATCGGCCGGGACGGCGAGGAGGTGCGCATGACGGTGGTCAACGACGGCGCGACGGGCGACGGTCCCGACGCGCACAGCTCCGGGCTGCGTGGGCTGGCCGACCGGCTGGCCGAGGCCGGTGGCACGCTGCGCTCCAGCCGGTCCGGCGACGTGTTCACGCTCGCGGTGGCGGTGCGGCCGTGATCCGGGTGCTGCTGGCTGACGACGAGGAGCTGATCCGCACCGCGGTCGCCGCCCTGCTCGGCCTCGAACCCGGCCTCGAGGTGGTCGCGCAGGCGCCGGACGGCCGGGCCGCCGTCGACGCCGCTCTGGCGCACCGTCCCGACGTCGTGGTCGCCGACCTGGAGATGCCGCGGCTGTCCGGCATGGAGGTGGCGGCCGAGCTGGCCACCGCGCTGCCGTCATGCGCCGTCGTCATCCTCACCGGTCACGGGCGGCCGCCGCACCTGCAGCGGGCCCTGACGGCGGGCGCGAAGGGCTTCCTCCCGAAGGGGTCGCCGGGCGGCACGCTGGCCGACGTCATCCGCCGCGTCCACGGCGGCGAACGCTACGTCGACCCCGCCCTGGCCGCCGACGCGCTGACGGCGCCGGTCAACCCCCTGACGCCGCGTGAACTGGAGGTGCTCCGGCTGGCCGGCTACGACACCCCGGTCGCCGTCATCGCCCGGCGCACCCACCTGTCGCCCGGCACCGTCCGCAACTAC
Protein-coding sequences here:
- a CDS encoding sensor histidine kinase, coding for MTAPDARLRRARWVVLLFALVATVSTALTGGLIGLFGEDDARVAALGALGVALFCTTQAGAVYAVLTPWATETARHRWLVAFLVAAAVSVPLAGPLDADDWQTWAWLGGPLAGSAPLLIGRVAGTALATGALGVSALVGWWTGGSVPMYVGLTLINAVMVAALCGVPMWLWDLLVEAREGRLAQARLAATEERLRFARDVHDLLGHTLSVIALKTELAARLATTDGERAGREAEEARSLAASALTEMRQVVHGYRTVDLDGQLDAIRRVLESSGVRCTVTGPERPLPEPVSTLLIPVLREASTNVLRHSRARWCTIDIGRDGEEVRMTVVNDGATGDGPDAHSSGLRGLADRLAEAGGTLRSSRSGDVFTLAVAVRP
- a CDS encoding DNA-binding response regulator — protein: MIRVLLADDEELIRTAVAALLGLEPGLEVVAQAPDGRAAVDAALAHRPDVVVADLEMPRLSGMEVAAELATALPSCAVVILTGHGRPPHLQRALTAGAKGFLPKGSPGGTLADVIRRVHGGERYVDPALAADALTAPVNPLTPRELEVLRLAGYDTPVAVIARRTHLSPGTVRNYVAAAVAKLGASSRAEAVRIADENGWL